One window of the Pseudarthrobacter sp. ATCC 49987 genome contains the following:
- a CDS encoding MFS transporter, with translation MAILPTPTGSIANGAAPASPERSGTTFQGILLLIGSCLPVLGAVLLAPSLPNLMQVFAATPGVAVLVPMILTVPALMVAIVAPMAGAVADKVGRKQVLVVAMIAYAVLGVAPFFMDSLEAIVVTRVGVGICEGFIMTCCTTLLGDYYSAQRRNKYLSLQTVVTTISATVFLAAGGALGSLSWRAPFWLYAISIVIAVPMMFVLWEPVKQPTKHLRQAVPWSLIIRPALVTLFGGIVFYTLVVHLSFLLAGQGLTDIGGIGMMAALASLATAVGAFSFRAVGKFGPHRLMPVAFGLTAVGFIVIWFAGSVPAVMTGAVLASAGAGLLLPTLLTWAVNLLALEVRGTGTGIWTSALWIGQFVSPFIIAALGAAAGGMQAAVGILGIAAAVAAVLSIFAPGKSQRTATAAPSALVH, from the coding sequence AGCGTTCCGGCACGACTTTCCAGGGCATCCTGCTCCTGATCGGAAGCTGCCTTCCCGTTCTAGGTGCCGTCCTGCTCGCTCCCTCCCTGCCGAACCTCATGCAGGTTTTCGCGGCCACCCCCGGGGTGGCCGTCCTCGTGCCGATGATCCTGACGGTGCCCGCGCTCATGGTGGCCATCGTGGCTCCCATGGCGGGTGCCGTGGCTGACAAGGTGGGCCGCAAGCAGGTGCTGGTGGTGGCGATGATTGCTTACGCCGTGCTTGGTGTGGCGCCGTTCTTCATGGACAGCCTTGAGGCCATCGTCGTGACCAGGGTGGGCGTCGGCATCTGCGAGGGCTTCATCATGACGTGCTGCACCACGCTCCTGGGCGACTACTACTCGGCGCAGCGCCGCAACAAGTACCTTTCATTACAGACGGTTGTCACCACCATCAGCGCCACGGTCTTCCTGGCGGCCGGGGGTGCGCTGGGCTCACTGAGCTGGCGTGCGCCGTTCTGGTTGTACGCCATCAGCATTGTGATCGCCGTGCCGATGATGTTTGTTCTCTGGGAGCCAGTGAAGCAGCCCACCAAACACCTTCGCCAGGCGGTGCCCTGGAGCCTGATCATCAGGCCCGCCCTCGTGACTTTGTTCGGCGGCATCGTGTTCTACACCCTCGTCGTCCACCTGTCATTCCTGCTCGCCGGCCAAGGGCTGACGGACATCGGGGGTATCGGCATGATGGCAGCGCTGGCTTCGCTGGCTACAGCTGTAGGCGCCTTCTCCTTCCGCGCCGTCGGAAAATTCGGACCGCACCGGCTTATGCCGGTCGCCTTTGGTCTGACGGCCGTGGGATTCATTGTGATCTGGTTCGCGGGCAGTGTTCCCGCTGTCATGACGGGAGCCGTGCTCGCCAGCGCCGGCGCGGGCCTGTTGCTGCCGACACTGCTCACCTGGGCAGTGAATCTGCTGGCTCTCGAGGTCCGCGGTACGGGTACCGGCATCTGGACGAGCGCCCTCTGGATCGGCCAGTTCGTCTCACCGTTCATCATTGCGGCGCTCGGCGCGGCCGCCGGAGGGATGCAGGCCGCCGTCGGGATCCTGGGCATTGCTGCCGCAGTAGCCGCGGTCCTCAGCATCTTTGCGCCCGGAAAGTCCCAGCGGACGGCCACGGCCGCGCCCTCGGCCCTGGTGCACTGA
- a CDS encoding nuclear transport factor 2 family protein: MAAGLSAGAAQEAVQAGVSAEQEVRLAEQLRFTALVNGDFDAFDELCDDRFIYTHSTGHRDGKSSFSAACRNGLIRYHRIDATAEQIALTGDCAVVTGTMEADLSVSGIPRTVLNLSTSVWVRETGAWKLLASQLTAIQA, translated from the coding sequence ATGGCTGCAGGATTGAGTGCAGGGGCAGCACAAGAAGCCGTTCAGGCCGGGGTGTCCGCGGAACAAGAAGTACGACTTGCAGAGCAACTACGCTTCACGGCCCTGGTCAACGGAGACTTCGACGCCTTCGATGAGCTATGCGACGACCGCTTCATCTACACGCATTCGACCGGCCACCGGGACGGTAAGTCATCCTTTTCGGCGGCATGCCGGAACGGTCTGATCCGCTACCACCGGATCGACGCTACCGCTGAACAGATAGCGCTGACGGGCGACTGTGCCGTGGTTACCGGGACCATGGAGGCGGATTTATCCGTGTCTGGCATCCCACGTACGGTCCTGAATCTCTCGACCTCCGTGTGGGTTCGTGAGACCGGGGCCTGGAAGCTGTTGGCGTCGCAGTTGACGGCCATCCAGGCATAG
- a CDS encoding SDR family NAD(P)-dependent oxidoreductase, which produces MSLSGKVAIVTGSGRGLGLAYARELARQGAAVVINDVDADVAADAVRTIEADGGRAVAVVAPVGSTEAARQLVQKAVEAFGRLDILVTNAGILRDKSLLKMADEDFDLVINVHLKGTFTCAREAFAYFKENGIAGRIITIGSPTGQRGNFGQTNYAAAKAGIVGMVRTWALEMKKAGVTANAVIPVAATAMTKTVPYFQKAVEADERGEAMPAFFRHDLGFGTADDVAGLIAFLASDEAAGITGQAIGAGGDRLQLWTHPEAAVTEYREGGWGYKDLVEDFGALFGDKLQSVGEEFLPLPEELKPEPAEVR; this is translated from the coding sequence ATGAGCCTGTCAGGGAAAGTAGCAATCGTCACCGGAAGCGGCCGCGGCCTGGGCCTGGCCTACGCCCGGGAACTCGCCCGCCAGGGCGCCGCCGTCGTGATCAACGATGTGGATGCCGACGTGGCCGCTGACGCGGTCCGGACCATTGAGGCCGATGGCGGCCGCGCCGTCGCCGTCGTCGCCCCGGTCGGCAGCACCGAAGCCGCCCGGCAGCTCGTGCAAAAAGCGGTGGAGGCTTTCGGCCGGCTGGACATCCTGGTCACCAACGCCGGCATCCTGCGCGACAAGTCCCTGCTGAAGATGGCGGACGAGGACTTCGACCTCGTGATCAACGTCCACCTCAAGGGCACCTTCACCTGCGCCCGCGAAGCGTTCGCCTACTTCAAGGAAAACGGCATCGCCGGCCGCATCATCACCATCGGCTCGCCCACCGGCCAGCGCGGCAACTTCGGCCAGACCAACTACGCCGCCGCCAAGGCCGGGATCGTCGGCATGGTCCGCACCTGGGCGCTGGAAATGAAGAAGGCCGGCGTCACCGCCAACGCCGTCATCCCGGTGGCCGCCACCGCCATGACCAAGACCGTCCCGTACTTCCAGAAGGCCGTCGAAGCGGACGAACGCGGCGAGGCCATGCCGGCCTTCTTCCGCCACGACCTTGGCTTCGGAACCGCCGACGACGTCGCCGGACTCATTGCCTTCCTCGCCTCCGACGAAGCTGCCGGCATCACCGGCCAGGCGATCGGCGCCGGCGGGGACCGCCTGCAGCTCTGGACCCACCCCGAGGCTGCCGTCACCGAGTACCGCGAGGGCGGCTGGGGCTACAAGGACCTCGTGGAGGACTTCGGCGCGCTCTTCGGCGACAAGCTGCAAAGCGTCGGCGAGGAATTCCTGCCGCTTCCGGAAGAGCTCAAGCCCGAACCGGCGGAGGTCCGCTGA